The DNA sequence tctttctttttttttatgttgGTTTGTAGTACTTTGTGTTTGATTGTCTCAGAAAAACTGAGGTTCACTGTAATATGTTTCATGGAATATTTGCAGCATCCACAATGGGGACCTCCACTCATTTTACAAAGTATGTTCTTGGACAATCATAATTTCATTGATGCAATCATACTAGGCTACATTACAACTTACAAATTATCCACTGCTTGTGGACTCATCTTATTCAAAATGAGCAATAAACTAATGAACCTACAACATGCTATCTAAGGAAATGTAGAAAATTGCAACATGGGAATGAGTAGAGAAAGGAGTCAATATcgttttcagtttcaaatgtcCTTTCTGTACCAGTAGACCCCTTTGGTCTCTCCTTCATCTTTCTCGACGTAAATGCATTCCTTCATTTCTCTGTACATTGCCTTAAGAATCGGAGTTCCATCGTATTGATAATAATCACCCAATACAGGCTTCATGGCCTCTGTGGCTTCGAGTCCGTGGTAATGTGGGATCATGGAGAAAATGTGGTGGCAAACATGAGCATTGCATACATTGTGGAATACCTTGTTCAAAATCCCATAGTCTCTGTCAACGGTACAGAGAGCTCCCCTCAACCAATCCCATTCTGATGAATCGTAGTAAGGGACAGATGGATGAGTATGATTGAGGATTGTGATCAGTGTGAACCATCCGTTAACAACTAGCAATGGACCTCCATAAACACAGAAGACCCATGCAAATCCTTTGATTAATACGAGACGGTATAGACCATAGATGACAGTAAGAATGGCAACATCAGAAACAATGATCTGTTTACGCTCACGTTCTGTGTACAGAGGGCTATGGGGATCATAGTGTGAAGTCCACCTCTCATACTTGTGTCCCGAAACATTGAACATCAAGTATAAAGGAAAACCTATGAGGAGAGTGGTAACCCACACAAGCACACGGCCAGGAGGattgttgaaaattttgtaGTAGTTCCTGATGTTATACTTAAATCTAGGGACATAAACCTCATCGTTCTCAAGGGATTGAGTGTTGGCGTGGTGACGTCTATGGCTAATTTTCCAAGAGAAGTAAGGGACCATGAGAGAAGAGTGGACAACAAGGCCAACAAGGTCATTCACCCAACCATAATCACTGAAGGCATCATGATCACACTCGTGGCCTACGACCCAAGCCCCGGTTAAGACACAACCTTGGACAGCAATGTAAGCTGCCCAACCTAAGTAATTAAGAGGATGTGGAAGGTACTGGTCTATGTAATTTGTGGCAACATAGTAAAGGGCATAGGCCATGAGGAGATCTTGAATGAGGTAACGAAAAGAAGTGATGAGTGATTTTTCAAAGCAATGAGCAGGAATGGCTTTCTTAAGGTCACCTATGGTGAAAGGAGGTTTCTCATGAGGAGCGCGTTTAAGTGCTTCTGCTGCAGTCTTCTTGCCATTCGATGGAGCAGTAGACATACGCCCACCTGCGCCCATTGTCTCCAATTACTAATTGCCTGCAATAGAaccagaaagaaaaaaaaaattgtaagaacTTGTTATTTAACTTTGCATGTTTTCTGAATCATTCATGTGCACTTTTACAGCAATATGCATGCTAAAAACATAACACTACTAGTACTGTAATTGATTAGCTGGAAGTACAGAAGAATATACATGTACCTGAAAGAGCTGGAGTGCTTTCTTGCCTAAGCTCTCTTCTCTGTGATGTATTGCTCTTTTAGTTTGTATAGTCTGAGCAGAAGCTTTGAGTATTTATAAGAGGGTTATGAGCTTGTGATACTAATGCACTAGCTGCActtatattatttgaaaaatattatgagtGTTGAGAGTGGCCTAAGCGCCCGCCACCCTGAGAATTTGAACgtgcaaaatatataattcaccTACTTAAGATATGGTGTTATGTGGCAGCAATAGTAAGCATGGTGATGAATGCAAATAATTAAAGTCAAGTAAATTGTCGGTCAAGAATGGCTACTACAGTAGTATTCTCCTCCGGTCATTCTTGGCAGCTATTCTTTATTGGAACATGCATCGTGGCATTGGCACTTAAAAAGTTTTCAATAATTCGGAACAAATTTGTAActaatattaacaaaaatacaGTCTTGAATATGTATAGCaaatatattaacaaatttGAGATACAGGGCACcatctataataaaaataataaacgaCACAGGTCTCTTGCAGCCTGGGCAGCAGAAAAGGGTGGAGGAAACCTAAAGGTCTAACTGGATAATGATAACATCTAATTTCTATATTATTATCACATATctaaactaaatatattatatgttggaaataaatgaaatttaaaatttaagattttaattagTTTTCAAGTTTCTACTTCATAATCTTTTTTCACAGATTTTAGTAATGATCATTATTATTGACATATTATGAACTTAGCCATTATTGACCAATATCAACATAGAATGTTTCTTAGTTCCACGGATTTTGCTCTCTTTTTTTCCGAGTGtttttttcggacattaaaatttttatctaatttattGTGGGACATTTCGATATGTATTCTGGTTAGATAAAATCTTTCAGGTATGAAAGAAGTTCTTTCAATTCTTTCGATATTGTACCCAATTCTTTCGATGTTGTATTCGGTACAATTTACTGAAGTGAAAGTCTAtcggaaaaaaaaagagaatgttTCTTACCCAATTCAGTTGTATTGAATTGAGTCAGAGAGCCGTGGAATACTACTtaatagataattaattattgatttttaaGACTTTACTTGTAGGcctaacatattatattattttgaaaataaacattTTTCTAGGTGGAGAATTTTCCAAAaacaattgttattttattacaTAGTAATATTCCCTGCACATGACTGAGGGAATATTTTTGATTGAGACCgatcaaatcaaaataatataatactcactctgtcccagtcaattgtatacgtttctttttcactgctcgacacgttttttaaggctcttattaaacatagttccacaacttatttttaagattttctttttttgtataaaaatataaatgttatacttttatacaaaaaaagaaaatcttaaaaataatttacagaaatatactatattgaagcgttaaagtccgtgccgcgcccccgtcccccaatgtatattattgaccgggacggagggagtatatattttcaGAAACGAATATGTGTGATCTAATAGTAGTATCAGTGGCGTGCTGTACTGAAAACAATCTTGTCGACCTCTCTCTTTTTTCTGTACACTCCTGCATTATCACTCCAAATGAACCTCCAAACCAGCTTTTATTATTGCTTTCAAGTTTCAACACTCCAATCAGTCAGCGGCGTGCTGTCCTCTAAATTCAGCTTTGGCGTACCATTTGTCATGTGCATCAATCCAGTCTCCACAGTCTTGACTGCTCAACGTTTTGCACATTACTCACTTTGGTCactattatttcaaatatttcacAAACTATATAAATAGACCATACTCAATAGCAAGTTAGCAACATAAGCAAAACACAAAGCTAATCAGGTTCAAGTTCAACACATCTTAAACTTGGTAGCTTTTTTCTGGTGCTCAAATGGGTAAAGGTGGACGAATGCCTGTTAACACTGATCAACAAAAACCGGTTGATCAGAAATTAATCCGTCGAGTTCCTCACCAAAAACCGCCTTTTACGATATCCGATATCAAGAAGGCCATTCCCCCACATTGTTTCAATCGTTCGATTATTCGTTCATCTTCCTACCTTGTTTTCGACCTTATCGCGTGTTTCTTGTTATACCATGTTGCGACGAGTTACATACCCCTCATTCC is a window from the Daucus carota subsp. sativus chromosome 8, DH1 v3.0, whole genome shotgun sequence genome containing:
- the LOC108197256 gene encoding delta(12) fatty acid desaturase FAD2: MGAGGRMSTAPSNGKKTAAEALKRAPHEKPPFTIGDLKKAIPAHCFEKSLITSFRYLIQDLLMAYALYYVATNYIDQYLPHPLNYLGWAAYIAVQGCVLTGAWVVGHECDHDAFSDYGWVNDLVGLVVHSSLMVPYFSWKISHRRHHANTQSLENDEVYVPRFKYNIRNYYKIFNNPPGRVLVWVTTLLIGFPLYLMFNVSGHKYERWTSHYDPHSPLYTERERKQIIVSDVAILTVIYGLYRLVLIKGFAWVFCVYGGPLLVVNGWFTLITILNHTHPSVPYYDSSEWDWLRGALCTVDRDYGILNKVFHNVCNAHVCHHIFSMIPHYHGLEATEAMKPVLGDYYQYDGTPILKAMYREMKECIYVEKDEGETKGVYWYRKDI